The DNA segment atagtattaAATTACGGATGaggatattataatattacagagaaggaaagtattatattacagtgggggtagaataatattacagaggaggatagcatTACATTACATAGACAGGtagtataatatcacagaggaggatagtataatatatagtaggAGAGAATGATATTAAAGAGGAAGATAGCATAatattacagaggtggatagtacCATATTACAGAGAAGGATACTATAATATTACGGAGAAGGATAGTATTACATTACGGATGAGAATATCATAATATTACAGGAAAGGAAAGTATAATATCACAGTGGGGGTAGaataatattacagaggaggatagtataatattacagtggGGTTTGTGGATGCCGGTGTAGGTGGATAAATGGCTCGTGAAGTGTAATGTAAATAAAATAGGGGAATAGGTAGATAAAAGTCAGGGACAGGTTGTAAAAAACATAGAAAGCTATAGGGgatctaataataataaacatattgtatatattgtatatatgaatggacagtacagagaTCCTTCAGTCTTGTCctttttacaattattttctcACCTTCAGGACTTGTGAGTGTTCGCTCAGATCAGGCAGATCCTGAAGAAGATCCCTCCAAATTTTAACATCATTCAAGACGACGCTCATTCCACCTCCGGTCAGCGGATGCCTCATGTTGTAAGCATCTCCCAAGAGCAGAACTCCTGCACACAAGAGATACTGGTGTTGGTTACTCTGTGCCATGTGTCATGATAGCTGTCATACTAGAAATGGGATCATTTGTGTTTGCCTTTATCcggcactagggggagctcactgtatacagatttTTGCTGCCAACAATATATCTAAAAAATACGTATATTTATGTGCAGTGAGATATGAAAATAAGATTGATGGACACTGCAACCAAACAGAAAGTGAACCCTAGTGTATTCTTACCCTTTTTGTCAACAGGTGAAGGTGGAAGGAAGCTGGCCGGCATCGTCCTCAGGCGGTCATTTTCAACAGCAAAGTGGAAAGGTTCTTGTAAATGTTCTGCAATAGAGTAAAGTGGGGTAATTCTATTGGCTCATAATACACTGATATTTACCATGTCATCATAGGTCTTCCTTTGAAAATCTGTGCACTCATTGCAGAATTTATATGCTAATTAACATTTCAGTGCACCATAGGTGTGGTCTTGACGTCTGGAGCACCCATTCTTATCAAGTCCTACAGGGAAGGTAGGGCACTGTCATTCAAAGCTAAGTGGGAGCTGATACTGGACAAGAAAGGTGCACCCATATGTTCCGGAGCACAAAATACCCCAAAATTAGGATATTACagctgtcttaaaggaaatctaccatccaaatcaaggGGCACATTCAGGGTCACACTATGACCATCCCAGGTCCTCACCAGGAAGCTGCGGCAGGATCTTCTCCAGCATGTATTCTTTAAGGTTCTTTGGCATCTctcccctgatgtccaccaggacCCGCGTTTCATTGGACGATATCTGGTAGATAAGGACGGGGCTGGGATTGGCCAGGACCAGCTCTGCGTGATTGGCTTTAAACTGTGGCGAGTCCTGGAATGAGGAATAAAAACAGTTGAAGTTGTTTAAAAATCTGATGTTCTTTCACCATTAGAAGATGTACAAGGGGTATCCCTGGCTACTTCGAACAAGTCTACCACTTCCCCAAGTATTATACACTATGATTTGTAAAATACCTTTATTATGTCTATCTATTATGCCACTACTGAGAAATTCCCAGTtttatccatatgctaatgaggcagttggtgcaatcATAACTTGCCCTTAGCACCCACTGCACTGCTAGGACCACTCCAATCTCTACACGTGAGCAGCATGGGGTGAGACTTGAGTTAATTTGGAATAGCAATGCACTGGGTGCTGAGGAAAGACCCTGGGTACACCAAttacctcattagcatacagattaagcTGGGAATATCTTGGTGTCATCGAATTCAGGCCATTGGCATTAATTCAGACAACAGATCCATATGAACATCTGTTTTACTATAGCAGAGCAGTTCTGCATCTCTGCCACTACAAGGAGAATGGCGCTGTTCATCCAGCTATATTTTCTGTCTTGATTCTGGCAGACGATGCATCCAAAATCAGCCATAGTGATCATGATGCTTGGAAAGTGTCAtgtgacatcatgtgacaatACATTCAAAAACTGCAACTAGACTAAAGTACTTACCTTTAAAATGCAACCCACAAAATGGGAGGAAACTTTGACCTGTCCAGAGATTAGATCTTTCCTAAATTTGGAGAAAACTCCATCAGCGACGACTGTTAGTGGAGCGCGGACGTCCTACAAAGTAAGGTTTAACCATTAATATTCTGGTATTATTATATAGATAGACGACAgacagatataagatagatagttAACATCTTACCTTCACATCTCCGGTTTCTTTGTCTCTGTACTGGACTCCTACAACAGCGTCATTTTCCTCAATGAGCTGAAGGACGGTCCCCTCCATGTACTGTGTACTGCAAAACAAGCAACAATCATCctcataagatataagaggagatgtATACAGCTGGCCAGGGGGAGGTATACAGCTGGCCAGGGGGAGGTATACAGCTGGCCAAGGGGAGGTATACAGCTGGCCAAGGGGAGGTATACAGCTGGCCAAGGGGAGGTATACAGCTGGACAAGGGGAGGTATACAGCTGGCCATGGGGAGGTATacagctgggcacggggaggtatACAGCTGGACAAGGGGAGGTATACAGCTGGCCATGGGGAGGTATACAGCTGGCCAAGGGGAGGTATACAGCTGGACAAGGGGAGGTATGCAGCTGGACAAGGGGAGGTATGCAGCTGGACAAGGGGAGGTATACAGATGGGGAGGTATACAGCTGGCCAACGGGAGGTAGACAGCTGGTCATGAAGAGATATACAGCTGGCCATGGGGAGATATACAGCTGGACAAGGGGAGGTATACAGCTGGCCATGGGGAGGTATACATCTGGCCATGGGGAGGTATACATCTGGCCATGGGGAGATATACAGCTGGACAAGGGGAGGTATACAGCTGGCCATGGGGAGGTATACATCTGGCCATGGGGAGGTATACATCTGGCCATGGGGAGGTATACATCTGGCCATGGGGTGGTATACAACTGGCCATGGCGAGGTATACAACTGGCCAAGGATGTATACAGCTGCTCAAGGGGAGACATACAGCTGATCaaggagaggtatacagctggTCAAAGAGAGGTATACAGCTGGTCAAAGAGAGGTATACAGCTGGTCAATGGGAGGTATACAGCTGATCAATGGGAGGTATACAGCTGGTCAAGGGGAGGTATACAGCTGGACATGGGGAGGTATACAGCTGGCCaaggagaggtatacagctggTCAAGGAGAGGTATAGCAGCTGTACATGGGGAGGTATACAGCTGTACATGGGGCGGTATACAGCTGGTTAAGGGGATATACAGATGATTAAGGGGATATACAGCTGGACATGGGGAGGTATACAGCTGGTTAAGGGGATATAGAGCTGGACATGAGTAGAATACAGCTGGAcacaagtagtatacagctggtAATGGGATCTATGCAGCTGGTCAAGGGGTGTTATACAGCTGGAGATAAGCTGGCCTCCGGCCCTACCTATCCTCACTCTGTGTTATGGAGGTTCTGATGGAGATAGTAACCCCTGGTATCATGGGGAAAAGGTTTGATAAGGGAAAAAAGAACCCGATCTCTCGCACTACTCAGCAACACACAATATTACAATGTACAGTAAGTGAATCAGATCTCCAGTCACAGCTGTAGACCCCTGGTCTTATATATCAAGTGGAGACACACATCAGGTGATAACAGGGAATATAAGGAGAGATAACATCTAGTAGACTCACTTTGGTTCTGCCATGGCCATCTTACGGAGCCCCATGATGAAGCGGCCATGATGGAAGGCCCTGCCGCACTGCAGCTGCTTCTCCTCATTCACTGGGTACGGGATCTCCACTTCTGCCTTACTCTCTATATCATGGACCACATATCCGTGCACCACATGGGCATCCAGACCTTCCACCGCATCTGGAAAAGGACCAGCATATGGGGATTAGTTATTTCCAACTTAGCATTGTCCATTACAGAATATAGTATACAACGATCATAACTGTAGTATATACTGGGCAATATCGTCCTCTTATGAGAAATGGAAAAATGAGCAACCATAATGATCTGAGTAACCTTGACATACAGTGGATATAGAACGTATTCAGACTCCTCTACATTTTCCACACTTTGTTTCATtttagccaattggtaagatcaaaaaagttatgtgccctctgccctcattgtgtcagaaaaaaaattattaaacaaggaaaactgaaatatcacacagTAAGTATTGGTGTTGAGGTGGGTTCCTTACTAGGTAGCAAAAAAGcgtggttttccttttcccatcatggaaaacttttttgcatattttcacatgctgataagtatttggcccctgTTCAGTGTTGTATAGAAGCAGATTTGGAGCTGGTGTAACCATGAGTCTTCATGGGAAtggtgcaacaagtttttcacccctggatttggggaacctctgcctcttccttgcagatcctctccagttcccgcagattggatggtgaacgttggtgaaagccattttcaagtctctccttggcacaattctgtctgtgagctccttgagcagttccttagacctcatgattctcatgtgctctgacatgcactgtgaggtcttatatagacaggtgtgtgcctttcctcatGAAGTCCaatcagctggactccaatgaagagtgttgagtagaaccatctcaaggaggctcagaaggaaatggacaacatatgagttaaatatgagcGTCACAGGAAATGctttgggggcagagtgtacttttttaatcttaccaattggctgcaattaaacaaatTGTGAAAAATTCAAAGGGGTccgtatactttctgtaccaacctTAGGTTAGATATTGCAGCTCGCTTTGTaagggaggtgtagtcacagagcggccATGCCgacccctaaccactgctggctatgatagaaaggtgtcaggacacacaggacatggcagctcgctgtgtatggggggtgtagtcacagaggggtctgagcacccatgctgatccctgaccactgttggctatgatagaaagtgtcaggacacacaggacatggcagctccctgtgtatgggggtgcagtcacagaggggtcagagcgcccatgctgacccctgaccactgctggctatgatagaaagctgtcaggacacacaggacatggcatctcgctgtgtatggggggtgtagtcacagagaggtcagagcgcccattctgacccctgaccactgctggctatgatagaaaggtgtcaggacacacaggacatggcagctccctgtgtatggggggtgtagtcacagaggggtcagagcacccatgctgacccctgaccactgctggctatgatagaaaggtgccaggacacacaggacatggcagctcgctgtgtatgggggtgtagtcacagaggggtcagagcacccatgctgacccctgaccactgctggctatgatagaaaggtgtcaggacacacaggacatggcagctcgctgtgtatggggggtgtagtcacagaggggtcagagcgcccatgctgacccctgaccactgctggctatgattgaaaggtgtcaggacacacaggacatggcagctcgctgtgtatggggtgcagtcacagaggggtcagagcacccatgctgacccctgaccactgctggctatgattgaaaggtgccaggacacacaggacatggcagctcgctgtgtatggggtgcagtcacagaggggtcagagcgcccatgctgacccctgaccactgctggctatgatagaaaggtgtcaggacacacaggacatggcagctcgctgtgtatggggtgtagtcactgaggggtcagagcacccatgctgacctctgacccctgctgcctatgatagaaaggtgtcaggacacaggacatggcagctcgctgtgtatggggggtgtagtcacagaggggtcagagcacccatgctgacccctgaccactgccggctatgatagaaaggtgtcaggacacataggacatggcagctcgctgtgtattggggatgtagtcacagaggggtcagagcgcccatgctgacccctgaccactgctggctatgatagaaaggtgtcaggacacataggacatggcagctcgctgtgtataaggggtgtagtcacagagcggtcagagcgcccatgctgacccctgaccactgctggctatgatagaaaggtgtcaggacacacaggacatggcagctcgctgtatatggggggtgtagtcacggaggggtcagagcacccatgctgacccctgaccactgctggctatgatagaaaggtgtcaggacacacaggacatggcagcttgctgtgtatggggggtgtagtcacagaggggtcagagcacccatgctgacccctgacctctgctggctatgatagaaaggtgtcaggacacacaggacatggtagctccctgtgtatggggggtttagTCACAGACGAAAGTAGGCACAGCCAGAGTTGCAGTAATAAGTCCATCTGGTCTCATGGATCCCATCTTACATAATGGGCTCCGCCAGATGCATGTTTATCATGTACATGGGGAAGAGAAGGCACCTTGATGCATTATGGGAAGAAGTTTCCAGTATATGCTGTGGGACGCTCTGGGCAATATTCTGCTAGAAACCTTGTGGATACAACTTTGAAACCTTCCTTCATTACAATTTAGCCTTTCTCAGAGTTAGTCAGATCCTGAGATCATGGGATCCTGAAGTCCTCTGGGTCTTGTCATCAACCATATTTCACCGGGCACGGATGAGCATATGTTGTAGTTTAGATATCCACTGTGCAGTGTATAAAGTGTACCCCAACCTCCCCAGCCTGATGTCTAGTGTCATCCCTTACCCCCAAGTCCCAGATCCTTCAGGGCTTGATACCCTCCTGGTTGCAGTAATTCTCCCACAATACGATCTGGTTCCTTCAGGTCTCGTTCAATGATGGCCACCCTCCTGCCATCTCTGGATAACACTGTAGCCAGTGCTGAACCGAggaccccagaccccacaatgacGACATCGGGGCCATCACCAGATCTGCTAGAAGAAACAGCTGCGCCATTACTGTCAGTGGAGGATCGCTGGTGGTTCTCAGTTTTCCTCTGTAAAAGAGAGACTAAAAATATTCAGAATAAAAACTGACCAATAAACTTCCTAAAATGTCATTGCATTCCCACTGTAACCATTGAAACCACTAGACCtgatctgaatgtacccttaagagTCCTGTCCTGGTGTGAATTGGGCCATCCCAACATTTTATTTGAGTCCGTGGTAGTCTGAAATCTATCTCTTTTCAGCAGTCTAGGCTGATGCATGatactttacactgcagctctgctcgatttccttatattattatattatattatatattatatttccaGCACATAGTAGGAACCTGCACACTTCTGCCATAGTAGGTAACTGTCCCTTTAAATGGGAGAGCTATATGTAACGTTGTCTGGCTCCGCGCCCAGGTCATTTTCATGATATAACTTAAGCTCCTGCCAGGTATGTGCAGCCGTGTAGACGATCCATGAGAATAATCTGTATAACAAAAAGAATCAGGAAGGCGCTATCCCTATAAGAGCGCATAAAACTAACACAGCGACAGCCGAGGGGCGGAGAACATGGCTGCCCGTCCTCTGACACATTGTGACTTctacattttgtttctttttatccAGGAGAAGAAGTAGGACTTTTAAGTGAACATTTTGTGATGAAAAATCTAAGAGGTAAAATTGGCAGATGGGTACAAGAGGATCTATAATAGAAGGGGGGTGATGAGCTGGGGTCACAAAAAGTAATACAGAGAGATGGGTAAATATCGGAGAGATACTGGAGATAGATAACAAAAGAGACAGAAAgaaacaggcggtccccaacttaaggacagcggacttacaggcgacccctagttacagatggacctctctgcccctgtgacctctggtgaagtctatgGATGATAATTAAGTGTCTGTAAAGAAGCTTCAATTCTCGGTCCcatgaccaattgtcacagggaagaAAAAAATTGTGTTATGACTTACaatgacatacaaattcaacttaagaacaaacctaaagagccCATGTTGTACGAAACCAGAGGACTGTATTACATGTAGAGACAGATGTTACACATAAATATAGATAAAATGAAGGTGGATTGATATGATATAGTAAAAGAATGTTTAAAAAGATTATACATAGAcagataaaaagatagatagatatgagatagatagatagatagatagatagatatgagatggatagatagataggagatagatagatagatagatagatagatagatagatagatagataagagatagatagatagatagatagatagatagatagatagatatgagatagatagatagatagatagatagatagatagatagatatgagatagatagatagatatgagatagatagatagatatgagatagatagatagatatgagatagatagatagatagataggagatagatagatagatagatagatagatagatagatagatagatagatagatagatagtcagCAGTTGCACACAGATAAGTGCTGGAAGCTCTCGGCTCAGTACAGTAATCTCCGGTGACTGCTGATTTCTGGAATAATCTTCGCTGTGAGAACATTATCCGCTTTAAGTCTCATTGAAACTCAGTAACTAGTAGCCGACAGACGACACTTATCTATATCCATGTATACACCTGATGCCACACTGTAACACACCTGGGTAGGACACAATGTAACTGACCATGTTCTATAAGTAGATATAGAGAAACTTTATGTATCCTCCTATCCATCTATACTTGGTAGCTAGATAGacagacggatggatagatagatatgagatagatagatagatagatagatatgagatagatagaaatatagatagatagatagatagatagataggagacaagatagatagatattagataaatagatagatatgagatagatagacagatagacagatagataaatagatagatatgagatagatagacagatagacagatagataaatagatagatatgagatagatagacagatagacagatatgcgTAGATGGATGTTTAGACATAGAATAGATAGATGTTATAACAAAGATGTTAGAAAGATAAGTAAATATTAGATTGAAAATTAGATGGAGCTAGATATATAAATGCATACATAGACATTAGATATATATGGGATAGATATAACGATAGAAAGCAGAAGagatctctatatgtacatgtatctctctatatactatatctatacacacatatagtccaGTACATTCTTTAGCCACACGtacaatacacatacatatatatttattgtataggTGTCACACTGGCGGCCACCTACCTGTCTCACGCCGTTCTCTGCGCCTCTCCCCATGTCTTTGGGTGCGGTGCTGTTCAGCATCCTGGAGACAATCCCTGGACCCCCCTGTTTCTGTGAGCCCACTCTCCCGCGGTACCGGATGAGTGACAGCACCAGGCCAATGGTGCAGCACCCGATCAGGGCGAGCAGCACCTCCAGCCGGGGCGAGCTCAGCAGCTCATCGCACTTCTTATACACATAGGTGAAGGTGGCCACCCCCAGGAAGGTCCACATCCTAACAAGATCACAGTCCAATGTAATACGGCGGCTCCGAGCTGAGGCCAAattcaaattgccaaaaaaataataataataatttcaaaaAAACTCTGAAACTCTGAAACTCTGAAactctcagaaaaaaaaaatcaaaaatgggaaagaaaatgagaataaaataaataaataataaatatttttgaatattttgcAGTAATTTTGCGGAATATATAAATAGAAGAGGCAGCAGAATGTGAGCTGCACACAGCGGCGGGTCCGGTGCAGTGTGACAGCGCACACCTGTAGGCTCTGGCTCTGGTTACATGCAGTGACGGCCGCTCTCACATACACCGCATCATAGGATGGTGCCTGGGGGCGGAGCCAAAGCGCAGCCTCAGCAGCAATCGGCGCCTACAGTTACCCGGCAACCAGAGCTCGTCAGCGTACTGGGCGCGGTTACAATTCCTAGAAAGGCGTGACTCGCCAGCGCGCAAGTTTCCGAGTCCCGCCCCGCGCGCTTTTTCAGCCAATGGCAAGCCGTCGCTACGGTGTGCAGAGCTCACGCTATGGCTGTGGGAGCCAATGGGAGTGGTCGTGCCAGATCTCGCTCAGCGCTTGTGAGCCGTAGTGCGATGTGACGTCACGCGAGAGGCGGGGTGGGCTGAGAGGGCGGGAAGGCGGCCCGGTGCTGAGGTGAAGTGACGGCGGCGCTGCTCGTGCATCACGTAGACGGGCGgacgggttttttttttacgtggaCGTGTAATGGTCGTGACTTAACGACATGTGTTCACCTCGCGCACGACGCGATGGGAGAGGGGGGCGCCATGGTATAGAATCTATAGGGCTCAGGCAGTTGTCGAGGAATTCTTGCTTGAATTTCCTGAGGTAAAAAGTTACTTGAGAAAAATATTCTCTTTGATAAGTTGTGTCCCGCCCCGTTTTCTGTCAGTTTTCAAGTTAGACACAGTCCGTGTCATCCAACTTAAGCCGTGTTCACACAGTGCGCTTGGCATGTGGCTTGAAATCCCAGTTAAGTTGCAGTGGATTTCATAGTGACTTCCTTGTATAATGTGTGATCGCTGCCTGAGCCAGAATTGCGTTGTGAAACACGTTTTAGTAAGTATTAAATGGAGATGTGCCTTATTGCATTGCGTTAACATTGCACtttgtaaacataatgttaacacaatgcaatTGGGCATATCTCCTCTTCACCGCTGTTCAatagcatttcaaaacgcaatgtaaattcCACCCAGagagtttttaaacggactgaaaacacattcATTTTTAAACGCAAtcgttttgtatgtttaccatgtgtttggctgtttATCtcaatttctagaagtgtaggcagctgtgaaaaggATTAAAACTAGCCAaaagcatggtaaacatacaaaaacgcatcagtttttagtCTGTTAAGAACGGTCCACatgtgcatttttaaacacaatagggcagatttacttacccggtccagtcgcgatccagcggtgcgttctcagaCGCTGATTCGggcctgccaggattcactaaggtccgtgcgcccaatatccagcaggtgtcgctgctgcgcccaggtctgccggagttcacctgcttcatcccagtgcatgtaagtgctgatcttgcgacacaattcttttttaaaattttgtggtTTTTCCGGATCCGTCGAGTTGTCaaacggccacgccccacgatttctgtctcgtgaaagCAGGCTCCGATGCGCccaaatctgattgcgtgcaccaaaatcctggggcaattcagggcaaatcggaagtgttcgggaaacccgacgaaagtgcgcggtttggacccttagttaatgagccccattatggctACCTTCACACAACCTTTTAACCAATGAAAAACCTCAGAGGTACCCAACAAATTGTACCCACTCGCTCGACCACAAGGTCACTAGCGCCAACCAAAAAACAGGTGAGAGTACACAAAAATCATAATCCATATGAATAAAAATCAACGCTTTAAtacatcataattagagatgagcgagcactaaaatgctcgggtactcg comes from the Engystomops pustulosus chromosome 5, aEngPut4.maternal, whole genome shotgun sequence genome and includes:
- the SQLE gene encoding squalene monooxygenase, whose product is MWTFLGVATFTYVYKKCDELLSSPRLEVLLALIGCCTIGLVLSLIRYRGRVGSQKQGGPGIVSRMLNSTAPKDMGRGAENGVRQRKTENHQRSSTDSNGAAVSSSRSGDGPDVVIVGSGVLGSALATVLSRDGRRVAIIERDLKEPDRIVGELLQPGGYQALKDLGLGDAVEGLDAHVVHGYVVHDIESKAEVEIPYPVNEEKQLQCGRAFHHGRFIMGLRKMAMAEPNTQYMEGTVLQLIEENDAVVGVQYRDKETGDVKDVRAPLTVVADGVFSKFRKDLISGQVKVSSHFVGCILKDSPQFKANHAELVLANPSPVLIYQISSNETRVLVDIRGEMPKNLKEYMLEKILPQLPEHLQEPFHFAVENDRLRTMPASFLPPSPVDKKGVLLLGDAYNMRHPLTGGGMSVVLNDVKIWRDLLQDLPDLSEHSQVLKAKQQFYWSRKKTHSFVVNVLAQALYELFAATDDSLYQLRRACFNYFKLGGECVAGPIGLLSVLSPRPTLLIGHFFAVAFYAVYFCFKSEPWLTKPRALIRSSAVLYRACSVIFPLIYSEMKHLVY